Proteins co-encoded in one Acidithiobacillus caldus ATCC 51756 genomic window:
- a CDS encoding HypC/HybG/HupF family hydrogenase formation chaperone, whose protein sequence is MCLGIPGRITRIVSTHEKRAEVDINGVRREVNVACIVDHDHPLESCIDEWVLVHVGFAMSRISEEEARLTLEVLTELGEAQIEMDRIRDSQSVGLAR, encoded by the coding sequence ATGTGTTTAGGTATCCCTGGAAGAATTACCCGTATCGTCAGTACACATGAGAAACGAGCCGAGGTAGATATCAATGGTGTGCGACGTGAAGTAAATGTGGCTTGTATTGTCGATCACGATCATCCGCTGGAAAGCTGTATAGACGAGTGGGTCCTCGTCCATGTCGGTTTTGCGATGAGCCGGATCAGTGAGGAAGAGGCTCGTTTGACCCTGGAAGTATTAACCGAACTTGGAGAGGCCCAAATAGAGATGGATCGTATACGAGACAGTCAATCGGTGGGATTGGCGAGGTAG
- a CDS encoding D-sedoheptulose-7-phosphate isomerase, producing MNQDEPIRGLYPFLYGNKKDPVREREALLASVSHKVEESITIKQKFFDQYGSELVVMAEALAGVFAQGGVLFTMGNGGSSCDADHLAVEFMHPITTGRPALRAHSLTVDQSMLTAVGNDIGFAHVFLRQLSALGQTKDAIFGFSTSGNSKNLIVAYQKARDLGMRTFGLAGMEGGAMRESRLVDHLLVVPSDSVHRIQESHVTAYHILWDLVHTLLADHRGKLDKEI from the coding sequence ATGAACCAGGATGAGCCCATCCGCGGCCTATATCCCTTCCTATATGGAAATAAAAAAGATCCAGTGCGGGAACGTGAAGCTTTGCTTGCGTCGGTTTCTCATAAGGTAGAGGAGAGTATCACAATCAAGCAGAAGTTTTTCGATCAATACGGGTCCGAACTGGTCGTAATGGCCGAAGCGTTGGCTGGAGTGTTCGCACAAGGCGGAGTTCTTTTCACTATGGGTAATGGCGGATCTTCCTGCGATGCGGATCATTTGGCCGTAGAGTTTATGCATCCCATAACCACGGGTAGGCCAGCCTTGCGGGCCCATAGCCTGACCGTCGACCAAAGTATGCTTACGGCCGTAGGTAATGACATCGGATTTGCTCACGTATTTCTTCGCCAGCTTTCTGCGTTAGGCCAGACTAAAGATGCCATTTTTGGATTTTCGACTAGTGGCAATTCAAAAAACCTGATAGTCGCTTATCAGAAAGCGCGGGATCTGGGTATGCGTACTTTTGGTCTGGCTGGAATGGAGGGCGGAGCGATGCGCGAAAGCCGCTTGGTGGACCACCTTTTGGTTGTTCCATCGGATAGTGTGCACCGGATCCAAGAGAGTCATGTGACGGCATACCATATTTTGTGGGATCTAGTACATACCCTGTTGGCGGATCATCGCGGAAAACTAGATAAGGAGATATGA
- the hypD gene encoding hydrogenase formation protein HypD: MRYVDEFRDPKKASILVEDIHRLVQHVPQARNRPLQLMEFCGGHTHTIFKYGIEQMLPESVELVHGPGCPVCVLPMGRVDDCVAIAECPGVIFTTFGDAMRVPGSRKSLLQAKATGADVRMVYSPLDALAIARDNPDREVVFFGLGFETTMPATALTILAAERQRVANFSVFCNHITTLPTIKAILDSSDMELDGFLGPGHVSMVIGTHPYHFIAGHYHKPVVIAGFEPLDILQSLWMLLKQLAERRCVVENQYARIVPEAGNIQALDAIQQVFEIREYFEWRGLGSIDHSGVRIRDCFAGYDAERRFAVPNLSIADPKACQCGEVLKGVIKPWECKVFGRACTPETPLGSLMVSSEGACAAYFNYGKISAEIPAATEEVF; the protein is encoded by the coding sequence ATGCGCTATGTCGACGAGTTTCGGGACCCGAAAAAAGCATCCATTCTTGTGGAAGACATCCATCGTCTCGTTCAGCATGTTCCCCAAGCACGAAACAGGCCGCTACAACTCATGGAATTTTGTGGTGGACACACGCATACTATTTTTAAATATGGCATAGAACAAATGTTGCCGGAATCCGTGGAATTGGTACATGGGCCGGGTTGCCCGGTCTGCGTGCTGCCCATGGGACGGGTAGATGACTGTGTGGCCATTGCCGAGTGTCCGGGGGTGATATTCACCACCTTTGGCGACGCCATGCGGGTTCCCGGCTCGCGCAAGAGCCTGCTGCAGGCCAAGGCCACGGGCGCTGATGTGCGGATGGTCTATTCGCCGCTGGATGCGCTGGCCATCGCCAGAGATAACCCGGACCGGGAAGTGGTGTTTTTCGGTCTCGGTTTTGAAACGACCATGCCGGCGACGGCGCTGACCATTCTCGCCGCAGAACGCCAGCGGGTGGCCAATTTTTCCGTATTCTGCAATCACATCACGACGCTGCCCACCATCAAGGCCATTCTCGACTCCTCCGATATGGAGCTGGACGGCTTCCTGGGCCCCGGCCATGTCAGCATGGTGATCGGTACCCACCCCTATCACTTTATCGCCGGACATTACCATAAACCCGTGGTGATCGCCGGGTTCGAGCCTCTGGATATTCTGCAGTCCCTGTGGATGCTGCTGAAACAACTGGCCGAGCGGCGCTGCGTGGTGGAAAACCAGTACGCGCGGATCGTTCCCGAAGCCGGTAATATCCAGGCGCTCGACGCGATCCAGCAGGTGTTCGAGATTCGCGAGTACTTCGAGTGGCGGGGGCTCGGTTCCATCGATCACTCCGGGGTCAGGATCCGCGATTGCTTTGCAGGCTACGACGCTGAGCGCCGCTTTGCCGTACCCAATCTGTCCATTGCTGACCCCAAGGCGTGTCAGTGTGGAGAGGTGCTCAAAGGGGTTATAAAACCCTGGGAGTGCAAAGTCTTTGGTAGAGCCTGCACGCCCGAAACGCCGCTGGGCTCTTTGATGGTTTCCTCGGAAGGGGCGTGTGCCGCCTATTTCAATTACGGAAAAATATCGGCAGAGATCCCCGCTGCCACAGAGGAGGTGTTCTGA
- the hypE gene encoding hydrogenase expression/formation protein HypE has translation MAANPQPRVKRPHGDAVNLSHGSGGKAMRDLIEGLILPALGASSTTPLEDQARIDVPEIVGNGGRIAFTTDSYVVDPLSFPGGDIGTLAINGTVNDLAVGGARPTVLSCSLILEEGLPFAILEKMMCSMARAAQAAGVRIVTGDTKVVPRGSADKLFINTAGIGIIPKDVNLEIARIRPGDQLLLNGHLGDHGAAILKARGDLALDADVQSDCQPLHRIIAALLAAAPGTRCIRDVTRGGLATVLNEFAQGAGVGMRIVEDSIPVRPAVRGICEVLGLDPLYLANEGKLLAVVPAEEAGAALEALRACPEGTNAEIIGEVLPNPPGRVVLSSHFGGERIVDMLVGEQLPRIC, from the coding sequence ATGGCTGCAAATCCGCAACCTCGCGTCAAAAGACCCCATGGTGATGCAGTCAACCTTTCCCATGGCAGTGGTGGCAAAGCCATGCGGGATCTGATCGAAGGATTGATTCTGCCCGCCCTGGGCGCCTCCAGCACCACGCCGCTGGAGGATCAGGCCCGCATCGATGTGCCGGAAATCGTCGGGAACGGTGGCCGGATCGCCTTTACCACGGATTCCTACGTCGTCGATCCTCTCAGCTTTCCGGGCGGCGACATCGGCACCTTGGCCATCAACGGTACCGTAAACGATCTGGCGGTGGGCGGCGCACGGCCCACCGTGCTGAGTTGCTCCCTGATCCTGGAAGAGGGGCTGCCCTTCGCCATTCTGGAGAAGATGATGTGCAGCATGGCGCGAGCGGCACAGGCCGCAGGGGTTAGGATCGTCACGGGGGATACTAAGGTGGTACCGCGGGGCAGCGCGGACAAGCTGTTCATCAACACCGCCGGCATTGGAATTATCCCGAAGGACGTCAATCTGGAGATTGCCCGGATCCGACCGGGTGACCAACTGCTGTTGAACGGCCACCTCGGGGATCATGGCGCCGCCATTTTGAAGGCGCGCGGTGATCTGGCGCTGGACGCCGATGTGCAGAGCGATTGCCAGCCGTTGCATAGGATTATCGCCGCACTGCTAGCGGCGGCACCGGGTACCCGCTGCATCCGCGATGTGACCCGTGGCGGGCTGGCTACGGTACTCAACGAGTTTGCCCAGGGGGCGGGCGTGGGTATGCGCATCGTGGAGGATAGTATTCCGGTCCGTCCCGCGGTTAGAGGCATCTGCGAAGTGCTGGGCCTGGATCCCCTTTATCTGGCCAACGAAGGTAAACTCCTTGCGGTGGTGCCTGCGGAAGAGGCCGGGGCTGCCCTGGAGGCACTGCGAGCTTGCCCGGAAGGCACCAATGCCGAGATTATCGGCGAGGTGCTTCCGAACCCGCCGGGAAGGGTCGTTCTGAGCAGTCATTTCGGCGGTGAGCGCATCGTCGATATGCTGGTGGGCGAACAGTTGCCGCGAATCTGTTAG
- a CDS encoding hydrogenase maturation nickel metallochaperone HypA/HybF codes for MHELGITRNIVSICSEQAHGRKVTRVRLEVGLLSGVVPDAIRFCFDVCSQGTPLEGADLEVLEIPGEGECRSCGKRVPLRQVFEHCPCGAGDLICVAGKELNIKDMEVQ; via the coding sequence ATGCACGAGCTCGGGATCACCCGCAATATTGTCTCCATCTGCAGTGAGCAGGCCCATGGTCGCAAGGTGACCAGGGTACGGCTGGAAGTGGGGTTGTTATCGGGGGTGGTGCCGGACGCCATCCGCTTCTGCTTCGACGTGTGCAGCCAGGGCACGCCGCTGGAGGGCGCCGACCTTGAGGTATTGGAGATTCCCGGTGAGGGTGAATGCCGGTCCTGTGGCAAACGTGTCCCTCTCCGGCAGGTATTCGAGCATTGTCCGTGTGGCGCGGGCGACCTGATCTGCGTGGCCGGCAAGGAACTCAACATCAAGGATATGGAGGTGCAGTGA
- the hypB gene encoding hydrogenase nickel incorporation protein HypB: MVSLEARILDKNDRLAERNRGWLAGRGVFALNLMSSPGAGKTTLLEKTLGELADEFPLAVVEGDQETFHDAERIRKAGCNVVQINTGQGCHLEADMVAQGLQEIDPAAGSIVFIENVGNLVCPALFDLGEAARVVILAVTEGEDKPAKYPHMFHGADLILINKIDLLPYLSFDLERCLGYLHEVAHHAEVLQISAATGAGLEPWFSWLRAHREKALAGS, encoded by the coding sequence GTGGTATCCCTGGAGGCGCGGATTCTAGATAAGAATGATCGCCTTGCAGAACGCAATCGCGGCTGGCTGGCAGGACGTGGCGTGTTTGCCCTGAATCTCATGAGTTCACCGGGAGCCGGGAAGACGACCCTGCTGGAAAAGACTCTGGGGGAACTCGCGGACGAGTTCCCCCTGGCAGTGGTGGAGGGTGATCAGGAAACTTTCCACGATGCGGAACGCATACGCAAGGCGGGTTGTAACGTCGTGCAGATCAATACCGGCCAGGGCTGTCATCTGGAGGCGGATATGGTGGCGCAGGGACTGCAGGAAATCGACCCGGCCGCCGGCTCCATCGTCTTCATCGAGAACGTGGGAAACCTGGTATGCCCGGCCCTCTTTGATCTCGGTGAGGCGGCACGGGTGGTTATCCTCGCGGTCACTGAGGGCGAAGACAAGCCAGCAAAGTACCCCCACATGTTTCACGGCGCCGACCTGATTCTGATCAACAAGATTGATCTGTTGCCCTACCTCTCCTTCGATCTGGAACGTTGCCTCGGTTACTTGCACGAAGTCGCGCATCATGCCGAGGTGCTGCAGATCTCCGCCGCCACGGGAGCGGGTCTGGAGCCCTGGTTTTCCTGGTTGCGCGCGCATCGTGAAAAAGCGTTGGCGGGTTCCTGA
- a CDS encoding APC family permease encodes MSSLHRFFQLFDLGTLSVSSVAPIFSVAAAGSVMAQAAGAAVPLAIVLIAIPFILCSWIFLSLNQHFPNAGASYHWSRRIIGIDFSNFQAWIIILAYFWSIPPILIPAAQFTYRALGIPHPGNLLQILGAIFWAVFALIVLLFGARMTARVTQIFLVIEVLSVGFMAVIGYAHWGPAAVGAADFSFSHLNWGGIIVCMVVAATIVDGWEIDSYASEEAKKPRITPGWGGIIGAVSVVAYYLLIWPLLLHQLPLDRLSTTSDTLSLWAGTVAPGLLPYFRIAIICSTAGSLWLTTFILSRALYAMGRDGVMPNWMAGLNRFGVPRWPVVLPMGLSMIVVALQMFFPSTRDLFSLVLSAAGFFLVGEFLLDGINMLVFLIRKHDAVHRQVKAHHHLGLFVAAVCVVTSLTAVEVLFLICGPKYVAAGIDQTVLILLALGVVYVLWLKWRGKARSTHCFTPEELDNIAAVGPALVRE; translated from the coding sequence ATGAGTAGTTTGCACCGTTTTTTTCAACTTTTCGACTTGGGAACCTTGTCCGTGTCGAGTGTCGCTCCTATATTCAGCGTCGCCGCCGCTGGTTCGGTGATGGCCCAAGCTGCAGGTGCTGCAGTTCCGCTCGCCATTGTTTTGATTGCCATCCCATTCATTCTCTGCTCCTGGATCTTCCTGTCCCTGAATCAGCATTTCCCGAATGCCGGCGCCTCATACCACTGGTCGAGGCGCATTATTGGTATCGATTTCTCCAATTTCCAGGCCTGGATCATCATCCTCGCCTACTTTTGGTCCATACCTCCCATTCTCATACCCGCTGCTCAATTTACCTACAGGGCCTTAGGCATTCCTCATCCTGGTAATCTGCTGCAGATCCTGGGTGCCATATTCTGGGCAGTATTTGCTCTGATTGTGCTCTTGTTTGGAGCGCGAATGACGGCCCGCGTGACGCAAATCTTTCTGGTGATAGAAGTCCTGTCGGTGGGGTTCATGGCCGTGATCGGCTACGCGCATTGGGGACCAGCTGCCGTCGGTGCCGCAGACTTCTCATTCAGTCACCTCAATTGGGGAGGGATTATCGTCTGTATGGTAGTAGCGGCTACCATAGTAGATGGCTGGGAAATAGACTCCTATGCCTCTGAAGAAGCAAAAAAGCCACGCATTACCCCTGGCTGGGGAGGGATCATCGGTGCGGTGTCCGTAGTGGCGTACTACCTGCTGATCTGGCCCTTGCTCCTGCATCAGCTTCCCCTGGATAGGCTGTCCACTACGTCGGACACCTTGAGCCTCTGGGCCGGCACGGTTGCTCCGGGATTGCTTCCATACTTCCGCATTGCCATCATCTGCTCGACGGCTGGGAGTCTCTGGCTCACGACCTTCATCCTGTCCCGCGCTTTGTATGCCATGGGGCGGGATGGCGTCATGCCCAATTGGATGGCAGGCTTGAACAGATTTGGGGTTCCTCGTTGGCCAGTAGTGCTGCCAATGGGGCTCTCCATGATCGTTGTGGCGCTGCAGATGTTCTTCCCCAGTACACGCGATCTGTTTAGTTTGGTGCTCAGTGCCGCAGGTTTCTTTCTGGTCGGAGAATTCTTGTTGGATGGCATCAATATGCTCGTGTTCCTCATCCGCAAACATGATGCCGTCCATCGCCAAGTGAAAGCACATCATCATCTTGGTCTGTTTGTCGCGGCTGTGTGCGTCGTAACAAGCCTGACGGCAGTAGAAGTCTTGTTTTTGATATGCGGTCCAAAATATGTTGCCGCAGGCATTGACCAGACCGTTCTCATCCTGCTTGCCTTGGGCGTAGTCTATGTGCTTTGGCTGAAGTGGCGCGGAAAAGCAAGATCGACACACTGCTTTACTCCAGAAGAGCTGGATAACATAGCGGCTGTTGGCCCCGCTTTGGTAAGGGAGTAA
- a CDS encoding restriction endonuclease, with amino-acid sequence MRATAVVLNGILARGRAWVSRIQSRRSRSHRKRQDAARRRECSLAEIVGADAGETFARRMAYLRTLDPLVFEELVLDAFQKKGWIVERNRRYSGDGGLDGKVFMDNRWRGIQCKRYKGPIQTAHAHKSNHGCKSSWISTWLFLFLTVHYHG; translated from the coding sequence ATGCGGGCCACAGCGGTCGTGCTGAACGGTATTCTTGCCCGTGGCCGGGCCTGGGTGTCGCGCATCCAGTCCCGGCGCAGCCGCAGTCATCGCAAACGCCAGGATGCGGCCCGGCGTCGGGAGTGTAGCCTAGCCGAGATCGTCGGTGCCGATGCTGGAGAAACCTTCGCCCGGCGCATGGCGTACCTGCGTACACTCGATCCCTTGGTGTTCGAGGAATTGGTCTTGGATGCTTTCCAGAAAAAGGGCTGGATCGTGGAGCGCAACCGCCGCTATAGCGGCGATGGTGGTTTGGACGGCAAGGTGTTCATGGACAATCGCTGGCGCGGCATCCAGTGCAAGCGGTACAAGGGACCAATCCAGACGGCACATGCTCATAAATCGAACCACGGATGCAAGAGTAGCTGGATCAGCACGTGGTTATTTCTATTCCTAACTGTACATTATCATGGATAG
- a CDS encoding IS5 family transposase, whose protein sequence is MARRAAVNNDLLADEIHVQKANAIGDPLQKIEAVVDFSALAQAVEKIAPRPEQPKGGRPPYPTEVMVRVLVVKRLHGLSDEQTEFQLLDRRSFRRFCGLEHSRNIPDRTTIWSFENRIGVDGVTALFNDLDRQIRAHGLEARAGQIVDATLVPAPKQHFTKEEKTLLEQDAVPADWKPTKRRQKDVDASWTKKHGKSHHGYKFTVSVDRKHKFVRTWIADTAKVHDSQHLEAALDEWNTSAEIYADKGYVGAEREERLREQGYRPQIQRKAKPGKPLSACQERRNQRIAKVRARVEHVFAAITQWGGKKIRTIGQARATFAMGMMVIVYNMRRLAFLGA, encoded by the coding sequence ATTGCGCGACGGGCGGCGGTGAACAACGATCTTCTGGCAGACGAGATCCATGTCCAAAAGGCGAATGCCATCGGTGACCCCTTGCAGAAGATCGAGGCGGTGGTCGACTTCTCTGCTTTGGCACAGGCGGTAGAAAAGATCGCTCCCCGTCCGGAGCAGCCCAAAGGTGGGCGTCCTCCCTATCCTACCGAGGTGATGGTTCGGGTCTTGGTGGTCAAGCGCCTGCATGGCCTCTCTGACGAGCAGACGGAGTTTCAGCTCTTGGATCGGCGCAGTTTCCGGCGTTTCTGTGGCCTGGAGCACTCCCGCAACATCCCCGATCGCACGACCATCTGGAGCTTTGAAAACCGGATCGGGGTAGATGGGGTTACGGCTCTATTCAACGATCTGGACCGACAGATTCGTGCCCATGGGCTGGAGGCTCGTGCGGGACAGATCGTGGATGCCACTCTGGTACCGGCACCCAAGCAGCATTTCACGAAAGAGGAGAAGACGCTGCTAGAACAAGACGCGGTCCCTGCGGACTGGAAGCCCACCAAGCGGCGGCAGAAGGACGTAGATGCCAGCTGGACCAAAAAGCACGGCAAATCGCACCACGGCTACAAATTCACCGTGAGCGTGGATCGCAAGCACAAGTTCGTTCGGACCTGGATTGCCGATACCGCCAAGGTCCATGATTCCCAGCACTTGGAAGCAGCGCTCGACGAGTGGAATACCAGTGCCGAGATCTATGCCGACAAAGGGTATGTTGGGGCCGAACGAGAGGAACGCCTTCGGGAGCAAGGCTATCGCCCGCAGATCCAGCGCAAGGCAAAGCCCGGCAAGCCTCTCTCGGCCTGTCAGGAGCGGCGGAACCAGCGCATTGCCAAGGTGCGGGCGCGGGTGGAACATGTCTTTGCTGCCATCACCCAGTGGGGCGGGAAGAAAATCCGCACCATCGGTCAGGCCCGCGCCACCTTCGCCATGGGCATGATGGTCATTGTCTACAACATGCGTCGTTTGGCCTTTTTGGGGGCGTAG
- the recD2 gene encoding SF1B family DNA helicase RecD2, translating to MTKPRAPQTDAPHELLGGLIERVTFHNEGNGFCVLRVKARGHRELVTVVGHAAAVTAGEWITASGIWVTDRDHGQQFKAAFLKTSAPTSLEGIEKYLGSGMIRGIGPVYAKKLVRAFGDQVFTVIEEQPERLAEVEGIGPIRRERMVSAWADQKVIREIMLFLHTHGVGTARAVRIFKTYGTDAVRVMTENPYRLARDIHGIGFRTADEIARKMGIERDAPIRVRAGISYALMEARDEGHCGLPREALIPLAEKLLEVSTTAIESAIQEELLDGAIVADRVQDAECVFLASLYRNEQGIAELLHQLRTGSAPWAGIAADAAIGWVQNRLGIALAESQQSAIRMVLREKVALITGGPGVGKTTLVNAILHILDAKRLRIALAAPTGRAAKRMSETTGKEAKTIHRLLEINPQGGGFKRKEDYPLDIDLLVLDECSMIDVPLMHAILRALPRSAGLLMVGDPDQLPSVGPGQVLADLIAAKTIPEVHLTEVFRQAAQSRIIQAAHRINAGYIPDLSKPEGQSDFYFIAADDPAEASDKLVKLVTTHIPCRFGLDPVQDIQVLCPMNRGALGARALNDALQSALNGDSTPVVEKFGRRFAPRDKVMQIQNDYEKEVFNGDIGTVQDVDIEEGALTVDFEGRIVSYGFGELDLLQPAYAITVHKSQGSEYPAVVIPMSTQHYPMLQRNLLYTAVTRGKALVVLLGQKKAVAMAARNGSGRRRWSKLWEWMR from the coding sequence GTGACCAAGCCGCGCGCTCCGCAAACGGATGCTCCCCATGAATTGCTCGGTGGATTGATCGAGCGGGTCACCTTCCACAACGAGGGTAATGGATTCTGCGTACTGCGGGTCAAAGCCCGCGGCCATCGGGAACTGGTCACGGTGGTCGGGCATGCCGCTGCGGTCACCGCAGGGGAATGGATCACCGCCTCGGGCATCTGGGTCACCGATCGGGACCATGGCCAGCAATTCAAAGCGGCCTTTCTGAAAACCTCTGCGCCGACCAGCCTGGAGGGGATCGAGAAGTATCTGGGTTCGGGCATGATCCGCGGAATTGGCCCGGTCTACGCCAAAAAACTGGTAAGAGCCTTTGGCGACCAGGTCTTCACCGTCATCGAAGAGCAGCCAGAGCGGTTGGCCGAGGTAGAGGGCATCGGCCCCATCCGCCGGGAGCGTATGGTCAGCGCCTGGGCGGACCAAAAGGTCATTCGCGAGATCATGCTCTTTCTGCATACCCACGGGGTGGGTACCGCTCGGGCGGTCCGCATCTTCAAGACCTATGGCACCGATGCGGTGCGGGTCATGACCGAAAATCCCTATCGGCTGGCCCGGGATATTCACGGAATTGGATTCCGAACGGCTGACGAGATTGCCAGAAAAATGGGCATCGAACGCGATGCCCCGATACGGGTCCGGGCGGGCATTTCCTATGCCCTGATGGAGGCGCGGGATGAGGGCCACTGCGGATTGCCCCGGGAAGCACTCATTCCACTTGCCGAAAAGCTATTGGAAGTCTCGACGACGGCCATCGAAAGCGCCATTCAGGAAGAATTGCTGGATGGGGCAATCGTCGCCGATCGGGTGCAGGACGCGGAATGCGTTTTTCTCGCTTCGCTGTACCGGAACGAGCAGGGGATAGCCGAGCTCCTGCACCAACTCCGTACCGGTTCGGCCCCCTGGGCAGGTATTGCCGCGGATGCGGCTATTGGTTGGGTGCAAAATCGTTTGGGCATTGCGCTCGCGGAGAGCCAGCAATCCGCCATCCGCATGGTACTCCGGGAAAAGGTGGCCCTCATTACCGGTGGCCCTGGGGTGGGAAAGACTACCCTCGTCAATGCCATCCTGCATATTCTCGACGCCAAGCGACTGCGCATTGCCCTGGCCGCACCGACTGGGCGTGCAGCCAAGCGCATGAGCGAAACCACCGGCAAAGAAGCCAAGACGATCCACCGGCTCCTGGAGATCAATCCCCAGGGAGGGGGATTCAAGCGTAAGGAGGATTATCCCCTCGATATCGATCTGCTGGTTCTGGACGAATGCTCCATGATCGACGTACCGCTGATGCACGCCATCCTCAGGGCTCTACCCCGAAGCGCAGGGCTCTTGATGGTCGGTGACCCCGATCAATTGCCTTCGGTGGGGCCTGGTCAAGTACTCGCCGATCTCATTGCGGCCAAAACCATCCCCGAGGTCCATCTGACGGAAGTCTTTCGCCAGGCCGCGCAAAGCCGAATTATCCAGGCAGCCCATCGGATCAACGCCGGCTACATACCGGACCTGAGCAAGCCGGAGGGGCAGAGCGATTTCTACTTCATCGCCGCGGACGATCCAGCCGAGGCCTCCGACAAGCTCGTCAAGCTGGTCACCACCCATATCCCTTGCCGCTTCGGCCTAGACCCCGTGCAGGACATCCAGGTGCTGTGCCCCATGAATCGCGGTGCACTCGGAGCTCGGGCGCTCAACGATGCGCTGCAATCTGCCCTCAACGGCGACAGCACGCCCGTTGTCGAAAAGTTTGGCCGTCGCTTCGCACCAAGGGACAAGGTCATGCAGATCCAGAACGACTACGAGAAGGAGGTATTCAACGGTGACATTGGCACTGTGCAGGACGTGGATATCGAGGAGGGCGCCCTGACCGTAGATTTCGAAGGTCGGATCGTCAGCTATGGATTTGGCGAATTGGACCTGCTCCAGCCCGCCTATGCGATCACCGTTCACAAAAGCCAAGGTTCGGAGTACCCTGCCGTGGTGATCCCCATGAGCACGCAGCATTACCCCATGCTGCAGCGCAATCTGCTCTACACGGCGGTGACGCGGGGCAAGGCCCTGGTCGTGCTCCTGGGGCAGAAGAAAGCCGTGGCCATGGCCGCCCGGAATGGGTCCGGGCGACGGCGGTGGTCAAAGTTGTGGGAATGGATGCGGTAG
- a CDS encoding fatty acid desaturase family protein, which yields MSVKSKVLFPDSLYAKDPARWRFALLRDAVGFVVFWILACWLPFPWSLLAGVLCGGAIAALFVLGHDAAHGTYSTDAHRNARVAQLLLLPSLTPVPLWKLGHNRIHHGLTGLPADWIWHPASPADYKNMNPVERGWYRVCRSPWGFWLYYTVEVWWRGMAWYSIRNREHRNGWIPVLLFLVAWFWLSAMVGGLSGVATGLVLPLLVFQETIGFVVFVNHTHPRVGFHASRTGWNAAEVQLRDSTTYKSRFFGFWLHNILYHVPHHVDTRIPWFALPEALDILAQAFPHLIIERESPVRSAFRYARACFLYDFDRKLWIPRSPSQWRTPERPPEGNPV from the coding sequence GTGTCCGTCAAGTCGAAGGTGCTGTTTCCCGATTCGCTCTATGCGAAGGATCCTGCCCGCTGGCGTTTTGCCCTACTGCGCGACGCGGTAGGCTTCGTGGTTTTCTGGATACTGGCCTGCTGGCTGCCCTTTCCGTGGAGCCTATTGGCCGGGGTTCTGTGCGGTGGCGCCATTGCCGCACTTTTCGTGCTCGGCCACGACGCTGCCCACGGCACGTATTCTACAGACGCACACAGAAATGCACGGGTAGCGCAGCTGCTGCTCCTCCCCTCCTTGACGCCCGTGCCATTGTGGAAGCTGGGGCACAATCGTATTCACCATGGACTCACCGGCTTGCCAGCAGACTGGATCTGGCATCCAGCCTCGCCGGCAGACTACAAAAACATGAATCCCGTAGAAAGGGGCTGGTACCGGGTCTGCCGAAGTCCTTGGGGTTTTTGGTTGTACTACACCGTCGAAGTGTGGTGGCGCGGAATGGCATGGTACAGCATCCGGAATCGAGAGCACCGGAACGGATGGATTCCCGTACTGCTCTTCCTGGTTGCCTGGTTTTGGCTCTCGGCGATGGTGGGAGGGCTGTCCGGAGTCGCGACGGGACTTGTACTCCCGCTGCTGGTCTTTCAGGAAACCATAGGCTTTGTGGTGTTCGTCAATCACACGCATCCCCGGGTCGGTTTCCATGCGTCCCGAACCGGATGGAACGCAGCGGAGGTTCAACTGCGGGACAGCACGACTTACAAAAGCAGGTTTTTCGGGTTTTGGCTGCACAACATCCTCTACCACGTACCTCACCACGTGGATACGCGGATTCCCTGGTTCGCCCTGCCAGAGGCACTCGATATCCTCGCGCAAGCGTTTCCCCATCTGATTATCGAAAGGGAATCGCCTGTCCGGTCCGCCTTTCGCTATGCCAGAGCCTGTTTCTTGTACGACTTTGATCGAAAACTGTGGATTCCCCGGTCGCCATCCCAGTGGCGTACGCCAGAACGACCGCCAGAGGGAAACCCGGTGTAG